A window of the Archocentrus centrarchus isolate MPI-CPG fArcCen1 chromosome 17, fArcCen1, whole genome shotgun sequence genome harbors these coding sequences:
- the LOC115796282 gene encoding homeobox protein Mohawk-like has protein sequence MHLLTEENAACLRMNKVAVMKSELHLDDGKRAEERSRLNCVDLPQTSLAEGQNADLLRCQESAEHSAMKYRRYGSRLSGVKVRHKRQVLQDMARPLKHWLYKHRDNPYPTKTEKVLLALGSHMTLVQVSNWFANARRRLKNTVRQPDLSWALRIKLYNKYIQGNAERLSVCSDDTDSDDEECPLPTPISQSNFSRSSSHKSVLEKQGNVLTMADCANSDDSTSPPSKYKSSLLNRYLNDTLRHMMAAKADGVASACKRRSHSESFSSNECDRDVVSPASSYETETNFVYHMDRTDYSSTKCDRDQQQVRGLQRQDDQGWREIHAAVALTNLAQGQSCTADQSSAPVPSAATGQSCTRGPLSATKTTITGPASGLQQSCVTGPALTSRIIQKSSHISEVQTVKVSLANSV, from the exons ATGCACCTGTTGACTGAGGAAAACGCAGCGTGTTTAAGAATGAACAAAGTTGCTGTGATGAAGTCTGAGCTTCATTTGGACGACGgcaagagagcagaggagaggagcagACTGAACTGTGTAGACTTACCACAGACAAGTTTAGCAGAAGGACAGAACGCAGACCTGCTGCGATGCCAGGAGTCTGCAGAACACTCTGCTATGAAGTACAGGAGATATGG gTCTCGTCTGAGTGGTGTCAAAGTTCGCCACAAAAGACAGGTGTTGCAGGACATGGCCCGGCCCCTGAAACACTGGTTATACAAACACCGGGACAACCCCTACCCAACTAAGACCGAGAAGGTCCTGTTGGCTTTGGGCTCACACATGACACTAGTACAG GTTTCCAACTGGTTTGCAAACGCCCGACGAAGGCTGAAGAACACAGTGAGGCAGCCAGACCTGAGCTGGGCCCTGAGGATCAAACTGTACAATAAATATATCCAGGGAAACGCTGAGAGGCTGAGCGTGTGCAGTGATGACACTGACTCAGATG ATGAAGAGTGTCCTTTACCGACTCCAATCAGCCAGTCAAACTTCAGTAGGTCATCTTCCCACAAGAGTGTGCTGGAAAAACAAGGCAACGTGCTCACCATGGCTGACTGTGCCAACAGTGACGACAGCACGTCCCCTCCATCCAAGTACAAGAGCAGTTTACTGAATCGCTATCTGAACGACACCCTGCGGCACATGATGGCGGCGAAGGCCGATGGCGTTGCATCAGCCTGCAAGAGAAGGAGCCACTCTGAGTCGTTCAGTTCAAACGAATGTGATCGAGATGTCGTCTCTCCGGCGTCGTCCTATGAAACAGAGACCAACTTTGTCTACCACATGG ACAGAACTGACTACAGTTCAACTAAATGTGACAG ggaccagcagcaggtcagaggcCTGCAGAGACAAGATGACCAAGGCTGGAGGGAGATCCACGCTGCTGTAGCTCTGACAAACTTGGCCCAGGGGCAGAGCTGCACTGCAGACCAGAGCAGTGCTCCAGTGCCCAGCGCTGCCACGGGGCAGAGCTGCACCCGCGGGCCTCTCTCTGCAACAAAGACCACTATCACAGGACCTGCCTCAGGTCTACAGCAGAGCTGTGTCACTGGGCCCGCTCTTACTAGCCGCATCATCCAGAAATCCTCTCATATCTCTGAGGTCCAGACTGTTAAAGTCTCACTAGCAAACAGCGTGTAG
- the rab18b gene encoding ras-related protein Rab-18-B, with translation MDEDVLTTLKLLIIGESGVGKSSLLLRFTDDTFDPEQSATIGVDFKVKTLAIDGNKAKLAIWDTAGQERFRTLTPSYYRGAQGVILVYDVTKRDTFTKLENWLNELETYTTRNDIVKMLVGNKIDKDDREVDRNEGLKFARKHSMLFIEASAKTKDGVQCAFEELVEKILQTPGLWESENQGQKVRLGDQEQARAGACGGYCSIP, from the exons ATGGACGAAGACGTGTTGACGACTCTGAAGCTGTTGATAATTGGCGAAAGTGGAGTGGGAAAGTCCAG CCTGCTCCTGAGGTTCACAGACGATACTTTTGATCCAGAGCAGTCTGCAACAATag GTGTGGACTTCAAAGTGAAAACTCTTGCAATAGATGGCAATAAAGCAAAGCTCGCCATATGG gACACAGCCGGACAGGAGCGGTTTCGCACTCTGACACCCAGCTATTACCGTGGAGCACAGGGAGTCATACTTG TGTATGATGTCACAAAGCGTGACACGTTTACGAAGCTCGAAAACTGGCTGAACGAACTAGAAACCTACACAACACGCAACGACATAGTGAAAATGCTGGTTGGGAACAAAATTGATAAA GACGACCGTGAAGTGGACAGAAATGAGGGGCTGAAATTTGCTCGGAAACACTCTATGCTTTTTATTG AGGCCAGTGCAAAGACCAAAGATGGCGTCCAGTGTGCCTTTGAGGAGCTAGTAGAAAAGATCCTCCAGACTCCGGGGCTTTGGGAGAGCGAAAACCAGGGTCAGAAAGTTCGGCTTGGAGACCAGGAGCAGGCCAGGGCCGGGGCATGCGGAGGTTACTGTTCCATACCCTGA
- the ptchd3b gene encoding patched domain-containing protein 3 produces MAKCHTDCTEKALQTFFKMMGHFIGSHALWFLFGPLLLSAGLGSGFYFLTDRISNNIEEQFTPVDGPAKMERKYIRENFPENDTMFSSLRQSTDGNYATLIATRDSNILTVRSLQEILNLDTKIKNMVVRFGSKSFQYANICAKVAGFCASNDILDIINYTASNITTVNLTYPWYKSGFHRFPLYINLGSVKLKPKTSVVESAKAVQLYYYLEERNKTLSDLWLESFISLVSNISSPSLKMSYFTSMSRQWEFEKSSESVIFLFSISYSIAITFSIVTCWRLDNVRTKVWVGSCGVLSTSLAVLSGFGALLLMGQPFVMTAASCPFMILGIGLDDMFIMISCWQRTRVLDSVPERLAETYKDAAISITITTLTDMLALFLGCISPFGSVQSFCLYAGICICFCYFYSLTFLGACMALNGQREAENKHWLICAKVPNDVPPGKSKAFSMCCVGGQYDQNTEHEKTEPVSHIFEHFYGPFLTHKVTKACVFGIFAGYLAVSIYGCVILQEGLDIKNLALDDSYIISYYDHQAQHFSEYSLSAMVAIKQPFPYWDPDQQRQLNSCISSFESLNFVDSTIAWFISYVDFANALNLNISSQEAFQTHLQRFLEFNPLFRQDISWTLNGSSIQASRFFIQTLSNSTEKEMLVMLRETAEECPVELLVYHPAFIYFDQYTVIMDNTIQTMFIAVLVMLFVSLILIPNPFCSICVTLAIFSVIAGVAGFMSLWDISLDSISMINLVMCIGFSVDFSAHICYSFVSSPKNDVNEKAIDALTLLGLPVLQGGLSTILGVVVLSASGSYIFRTFFKIVFLVIVFGLLHGLMFIPVFLTLFGACGKRH; encoded by the exons ATGGCCAAATGTCACACGGATTGCACAGAAAAAGCCCTTCAGACCTTCTTTAAGATGATGGGTCATTTTATCGGATCCCATGCCTTGTGGTTTCTCTTCGGCCCTCTTCTCCTCTCGGCAGGTCTGGGGAGTGGGTTTTATTTTCTCACCGACAGAATCTCCAACAATATCGAAGAGCAGTTCACACCTGTTGATGGACCAGCCAAGATGGAGAGGAAGTACATCAGAGaaaattttccagaaaatgaTACCATGTTTTCAAGTTTGAGGCAGAGCACAGATGGAAACTACGCCACTCTCATAGCTACAAGAGACAGTAATATTCTGACTGTTAGGTCGCTTCAAGAAATCCTGAATTTGGACACTAAAATCAAGAATATGGTGGTGCGTTTTGGCAGTAAATCATTTCAATACGCAAACATCTGTGCTAAGGTGGCTGGATTCTGCGCCTCTAATGATATTCTAGATATCATTAACTACACTGCCAGCAATATAACCACCGTCAATTTGACATACCCATGGTATAAGTCTGGTTTTCATCGTTTTCCCTTATATATAAATCTGGGGAGTGTGAAGCTGAAGCCAAAGACTTCAGTTGTTGAAAGTGCCAAAGCTGTACAGCTCTATTACTATTTAGAAGAGCGCAACAAAACATTAAGTGACCTCTGGTTGGAAAGTTTCATTAGTTTGGTCTCAAATATCTCCTCACCTTCCCTCAAG ATGTCATACTTCACCTCGATGTCAAGGCAGTGGGAATTTGAGAAATCTTCAGAATCTGTCATCTTTTTATTCTCCATCAGCTACTCTATTGCCATCACATTTTCCATCGTAACTTGCTGGAG GTTGGATAATGTGAGGACGAAGGTGTGGGTGGGCTCCTGTGGGGTTCTCTCTACAAGTCTCGCAGTCCTGAGTGGTTTTGGTGCACTCTTGTTGATGGGCCAGCCTTTTGTCATGACAGCTGCCTCCTGCCCCTTCATGATTCTCG GCATTGGCCTCGATGATATGTTCATCATGATCTCCTGCTGGCAAAGGACTCGTGTTCTGGACAGTGTTCCAGAGCGGCTGGCTGAGACCTACAAAGATGCTGCCATCTCCATTACCATCACCACCCTTACCGATATGCTGGCTCTGTTCCTGGGCTGCATCTCACCCTTTGGCTCAGTCCAGTCCTTCTGCCTCTATGCAGGAATTTGTATTTGCTTCTGTTATTTCTACAGCCTGACTTTCCTCGGTGCATGCATGGCTTTGAATGGACAGAGGGAAGCAGAGAACAAGCACTGGCTCATCTGCGCCAAAGTCCCAAATGACGTACCGCCTGGGAAATCAAAAGCCTTCAGCATGTGCTGTGTTGGGGGTCAGTATGACCAAAATACTGAACATGAGAAAACAGAGCCCGTAAGTCACATTTTTGAGCACTTCTATGGTCCATTTCTGACCCACAAAGTGACAAAagcatgtgtgtttgggatctttGCAGGTTATTTAGCTGTTAGTATCTATGGTTGTGTAATCTTACAGGAAGGACTCGATATTAAGAACCTGGCTTTGGATGATTCTTACATCATCAGTTATTATGACCATCAAGCGCAGCACTTCAGTGAATATAGCCTCAGTGCAATGGTGGCAATCAAGCAGCCATTCCCCTACTGGGACCCAGACCAACAGAGGCAGCTCAATTCTTGCATTTCCAGTTTTGAATCTTTGAACTTTGTCGACAGCACAATCGCTTGGTTCATCTCCTATGTTGACTTTGCGAATGCCCTTAATCTGAACATCAGCTCCCAGGAAGCTTTCCAAACCCACCTGCAACGTTTCTTAGAATTCAACCCTTTGTTTAGACAAGACATCAGTTGGACTCTAAATGGCAGCAGCATTCAGGCATCTCGCTTTTTCATTCAGACACTCAGCAATTCTACGGAGAAGGAGATGCTGGTGATGCTCAGGGAAACTGCAGAGGAATGTCCAGTGGAGCTCCTGGTGTATCACCCTGCTTTCATCTACTTTGATCAGTACACTGTCATTATGGATAACACCATCCAAACCATGTTCATCGCTGTCCTTGTGATGCTTTTTGTCTCACTCATACTCATACCCAATCCTTTTTGTTCAATATGTGTAACCTTAGCAATTTTTTCAGTCATCGCTGGCGTGGCAGGATTCATGTCACTGTGGGATATCAGTCTGGACTCCATCTCCATGATCAATCTGGTCATGTGCATCGGATTCTCTGTAGATTTCTCAGCGCATATTTGCTACTCTTTTGTCTCGAGTCCCAAAAACGACGTCAATGAGAAAGCTATAGATGCTTTGACCCTTTTGGGTCTTCCAGTACTGCAGGGAGGATTGTCCACTATTTTAGGTGTGGTGGTGTTGAGTGCGTCGGGGAGTTACATCTTTaggacatttttcaaaattgtgTTTCTCGTCATTGTGTTTGGACTGCTCCACGGCCTGATGTTTATCCCAGTGTTCCTGACGCTGTTTGGGGCCTGTGGCAAGAGACATTAA